From the genome of Cytophagales bacterium WSM2-2:
CGCCTTCGCATGAGTTTCAAACGAGTAGTGATTACGGGCGCGGGCGCGCTCACCCCCATTGGAAATACGCTCAATGAATATTGGGATGGATTGAAGAATGGAAAGAGTGGCGCAGCCCCAATTACGAAGTTTGATACCACCAAGTTCAAAACCAAGTTTGCCTGCGAGGTAAGAGGTTTTGATCCTGAAAAATTCATCGACCGGAAAGAATCCCGGAAGATGGATCCATTTACTCAGTATGCGATGGCCGTGGTGGATGAAGCCATAAAAAATGCGAACCTTCCGCTGACCGACTTAAACCCTGACCGCGTAGGTGTGATCTGGGGATCGGGCATCGGGGGGTTGCTTACTTTTCAGGAAGAAATGCGCTCCTATGCTGCCGGGGATGGCACTCCGCGTTTCAACCCGTTCTTCATTCCTAAAATGATCCCCGATCTTAGCGCAGGGCACATCTCCATCAAATACGGATTTCGCGGACCTAACTATGTTACGGTATCCGCTTGTGCTTCTTCCACCAATGCGATATATGATGCTTACACTTACCTGAAACTGGGTAAAGCAGACATTATTGTGTCAGGTGGCTCCGAAGCAGCAGTTTGCATTGCCGGTGTAGGAGGTTTCAATGCTCTAAAAGCATTATCGGAAAGAAATGATTCACCGGAGACGGCATCCCGCCCTTATGACAAGGATCGTGATGGATTTGTTCTTGGCGAAGGTGCTGGTGCATTGATTCTGGAAGAATACGAGCATGCAAAAAAGCGTGGAGCGAAAATTCTGGGAGAAATCATCGGTGGTGGTATGAGTGCCGATGCGTATCATATTACCGCTCCGCATCCGGAAGGAGCCGGTATCATCAAAGTGATGGAATATGCCCTTGAAGAAGCCGGCATCAAACCTGAACAGGTCGATTACATCAATACACACGGGACATCAACTCCACTTGGAGATGTAGGTGAAATCAGAGCCATCCAGAAAGTTTTCGGTGAGCACGCCTACAAAATGAACATCAGTTCCACAAAAAGTATGACAGGCCACCTATTGGGTGCTGCTGGTGCGATAGAGACGATAGCTTGCTTACTTGCGTTGAATGAAGGTATTGTTCCACCAACCATCAACCATTTCACTGACGATCCGGAGCTGGATTCCAAACTCAATCTTACGTTTAATAAAGCCCAACAACGCAAAGTGAACATTGCATTGAGCAACACTTTCGGTTTTGGTGGCCATAATTTCTCTCTCATTATTAAAAAAGCTGAGTAGTTTCTTGTGTGGAACTTACTGACTTTCCCGAAGTCCAGCAGTAAAGAAGACAAGAAGATTGTTGCAGCCATTCAAACCATAGCCGGGTTTGCGCCTTCCAATTTGGCTATCTACAGACTCGCGACTATCCACAGCAGTAAAGCGAAAGACATCTCGGGGTTTCGCGAATCCAACGAGCGACTGGAATATCTCGGAGACGCTATCCTTGGAGCTGCCGTTGCAGATTACCTCTTTAAAAAATACCCCTTCAAAGACGAAGGGTTCCTTACAGAAATCCGGTCACGCATCGTTAACCGGGAATCGCTCAATAACCTGGCAAGAAAAATCGGGATAGCTACTATTGTGCAATACGATCATCGCAATACACAATTGCAAAAAGTAATTCTGGGAAATACACTTGAGGCGCTGGTCGGTGCAGTTTATCTTGACAAAGGATACTTGCGCTGTAAAAAATTTGTGATCGATAAATTGATCCAGCCACATTTCGATCTGGAGGCGGTTGTTAACTCTGATACAAACCATAAAAGCCGCGTTATTGAGTGGGCACAGCGCAACTCGAAGGAAATTAAATTCGAGATCAATGAAACACGCCATGGCAGGCAACGCGAATTTTCAGCACAGGTGATTATTGATGGCAAGCCGTTTGGTAAAGGATATGGCCTT
Proteins encoded in this window:
- the fabF_1 gene encoding 3-oxoacyl-[acyl-carrier-protein] synthase 2, whose amino-acid sequence is MSFKRVVITGAGALTPIGNTLNEYWDGLKNGKSGAAPITKFDTTKFKTKFACEVRGFDPEKFIDRKESRKMDPFTQYAMAVVDEAIKNANLPLTDLNPDRVGVIWGSGIGGLLTFQEEMRSYAAGDGTPRFNPFFIPKMIPDLSAGHISIKYGFRGPNYVTVSACASSTNAIYDAYTYLKLGKADIIVSGGSEAAVCIAGVGGFNALKALSERNDSPETASRPYDKDRDGFVLGEGAGALILEEYEHAKKRGAKILGEIIGGGMSADAYHITAPHPEGAGIIKVMEYALEEAGIKPEQVDYINTHGTSTPLGDVGEIRAIQKVFGEHAYKMNISSTKSMTGHLLGAAGAIETIACLLALNEGIVPPTINHFTDDPELDSKLNLTFNKAQQRKVNIALSNTFGFGGHNFSLIIKKAE